The genome window AACATCGTGCTGGTGAGCCCCGGCGGCAAGCCCATGCGTCGCGAGACCGACCTGATCGACGTGTGGTTCGACAGCGGAGCGATGCCCTACGCGCAGTGGCACTACCCCTTCGAGAACGAGGCCACCTTCAAGGAGAAGTTCCCCGCAGCCTTCATCGCCGAAGGCGTGGACCAGACCCGTGGCTGGTTCTACACGCTGCACGCCATCGCCACGCTCACGCAGGACAGCGTGGCCTACCAGACCGTGGTGAGCAATGGCCTGGTGCTCGACAAGGTGGGCCAGAAGATGAGCAAGCGACTAGGCAATGCGGTGGACCCCTTCAAGACGCTGGACCAGTACGGCGCCGATGCCGTGCGCTGGTACATGATCAGCAACGCCTCACCGTGGGACAACCTGAAGTTCGATGCAGAAGGCATCACTGAAGTGCAGCGTAAGTTCTTCCGCGCGCTCTTCAACACCTACAATTTCTTCGCACTGTACGCGAACATCGATGGATTCGACGGGAAGGGCGAGGCGACGTTGACGGAGAGCGACCGCTGGATCCTCTCGCGCCTGAACAGCGTGCTGAAACTAGCGGACGCGAGCTACGCCGACTACGAGCCCACCATCGCCGCACGTGCGATCCAGGACTTCGTGGTGGAGGACCTCAGTAATTGGTACGTGCGCCTCAACCGCCGCCGCTTCTGGAAAGGCGAGATCGGTGCCGATAAGAACGCCGCGTTCAGCACACTGCATCGTTGCCTGGAAGTGATCGCGATGCTCAGCGCACCCATCGCGCCCTTCTTCAGCGACCGTCTTTACCGTGATCTGACTGGTTCGAGTGTCCACCTCAGCGATTGGCCGAAGCACGACGCGTCGCTTATCGACACCGAGCTCGAGCAGCGTACGGCACTCGCGCAGAAGCTCACCTCGCTGGTGCTCAGCATCCGCAAGAAGGAAGGTCACCGTGTGCGGCAGCCCTTGCAGAAGATGCTGGTGCCTGTGACCGATGACGCGATGCGTACGCGCTTGGAGGCCATCCGCGACCTGGTGCTGAGCGAGGTGAACGTGAAGGAGCTCGTCATCCTGGACGCCAGCGAGAGCAAGCTCACCAAGAAGATCAAGCCCATCTTCCCGAAGCTGGGCGCACGGATGGGCAAGCTCATGAAGAGCGTAGCCGCTGCCATCACGGCGTTCGATCAATCGCAGATCGCGGAACTGGAAGCGAATGGCTCCATGAGGCTGACTATCGAGGGACAAGAGGTGGAGGTGCTCCGCGACGATGTGGAGATCACTGCGGAGAATGTCCCGGGCTTGAGCGTGGCCAGCGATGGCGCGCTCACCGTTGCGCTCGACATCACCCTCACCGATGAACTCCTCCAAGAAGGCATCGCGCGCGAGCTGGTGAGCAGGATCCAGGGCTTGCGGAAGGAGAGCGGCTTCGAGGTTACGGATCGCGTGCTGCTGCACATTCATGCCGGAGGCGACGAACGATTGGCGCGAGCTGTCCGCAGCCATGCCGCCTACATACTCGCCGAGACTTTGGCAATAACACCTGAAGACCAAGTGCTTGTGCCCGCATTACCCGCGGAGGGCGCAGGCATCCATGAGGTGGAGATCGACGACCGCCTCCGCTGCGCGCTAAGCCTTGTCCAATCGGCCAATTGAGAGTGGTGCCCGGCTATATTTGCGGATCTTTTAACGAACCCCCGCCGTCATGGCCAAGAAGATCGCGAAGAAGCCGGCGAAGCCCGTAGCCAAGAAAGCTGCGAAGCCTGCTGTCAAGAAGCCTGTCAAGGCCAGCAAGCCTGCCGCGAAGCCCAAGGCCAAACCCGTGAAGGCGGCCAAGCCCGTGGCGAAGAAACCCGTGAGCAAACCGGTTGCGAAACCCGTGGCGAAGAAGGCCGTGGCCAAGCCTGCACCGAAGCCTGCAGCCAAGGCTCCCGTGAAGCCTGTTGCGAAGGCTGTTGCCAAAGCCCCGGCAAAGGCTGCTTCAAAGCCTGTTGCTCCGGTGAAGGCCGCGCCTGCAGCAGCCAAACCTGTAACCAAGCCGGCCCCAGTGGCCGCCCCCAAGCCCGTGAAGAAGGAAGCGAAGAAGGAAGCGAAGGAGCCCAAGGCACCGGCTGCACCGTTGGTGACACAAGTATCAGCGCCCATGCGCCCGGTATCCGCACCGGTCGTGAAGAAGCATGTGAGCACCTTGGAAAGCGCCGACAAGGCCCGCTACAATGACGATGAGCTTGAGGAGTTCCGCGAGATCATCAAGAAGAAGCTCGATGAGGCCCGTAAGGACTACGACCTTCTGAAGCAGACCTTGGCCAACACGGACAACAATGGCACCGACGACACGAGCCCGTCGTTCAAGATGATCGAGGATGGGAGCGAGACCCTGAGCCGTGAAGAGACCGCGCAGCTCGCCGCACGACAGGAGAAGTTCATCAAGCACCTCGAGGACGCCTTGCTGCGTATCCGCAACAAGACCTACGGCATCTGCCGCGTCACCGGCCGGTTGATCAGCAAGGAGCGCCTGCGCTTGGTGCCCCATGCGACGCTGAGCATCGAGGCCAAGCAGCAGATGGGCAACTAAGCCAAGGGGCTGCTATTCCGCTCAAGGCCTTGAAGCGCGCTGCCGCCATCATCCTGCTCGTGCTGCTGGCCGATCAGGCGCTGAAGGTGTGGGTGAAGCTCACCTTCACCATCGGGCAGCACATCCCGGAGCACCTCGATAGCTGGTATTACCTCCACTTCATCGAGAACGAGGGCATGGCCTTCGGCATGAAGCTCGGCGGGGAGTATGGAAAACTGGCCCTGACTCTGCTCCGCATCGCTGCCGTGTTCGGCATCGGCTTGGCCCTGCGCCGCATGGTAGCTCAGCAGGCCTCCTTGCTGCAGGTGGTCAGCGTCTCGCTTGTGTTCGCGGGCGCCCTCGGGAACATCATCGACAGCACGTTCTATGGACTGCTCTTCAGCGCCAGCACCCCGCACGAGGTCGCTGAATTCCTGCCGGCCGCCGGCGGTTATGCAGGTTTGTTCCACGGCGCCGTGGTGGACATGTTCCACTTCCCCATCTGGCGCGGGCAGCTCCCCCTTTGGTTGCCGCGCATCGGTGGATCCTACTTCGAGTTCTTCCAGCCGGTCTTCAACATCGCCGATGCGGCCATCACCATGGGCATCGTTCTCTTCATCCTCGCGCAGCGCCGCCTGAAGCATGCGCCTGCTGAAGCCCCGGCACCGGACAAGCCGGATGAGGCCCCGTCATCGCCCGTGACTTCAGCGGACTCGCCACTTAACCTTTGATGAACCGCAGCTCGATGCGGGCCCCATCGCTGCTCACGACATGCACGGTGTAGTGGCCGGGCGCCAAGCGCGCACTCGGCACCGGAACGCGTAGGTCTTCCACCACTGGATTGGCCGCAATAGCCATCCGCCCCAAGGCATCAATCACCTCCAGGCGCACTTGTCCGCTCATGCGCCCGCCCACGTGCAGCCACGCATCATCCGTAACCGGGTTCGGATAGATCAACGAGCGGTCGCGGTCCTCGAACACGGCCATTGGCAGTTTGAGCACGAGGTTCTGCCCGCTCACGATCCAGAGGTCCGGGTCGAACTGAGCGGAATCGGCCTGGAACGGAAGGTCGAACTCGAAGCGCTGCCCGCTGCTCAGATGGTTGAGCCGGACCAGCTCTTCCTGGCCATCGCCGGTGAAGCGCAAGGCCACCGGCATCTCGAAGAATCCGACGCTTGCGTGCGAGGTCGTTTGGTCGATCCCGACATGCACCCGGCCTTCGGCCTCCTGCGCCCAAGCCACTTGATACGTGGGGAATCCCTGGCCGCTGTGCCAATCCGCCATGAACTCTGAAAGGCTCAAGCCGCTGGCGGTTTCCAAATGCGCCACGAGCTGCGCGGTCACTGCGCTTCTGTTGCGCACCAGGGGGTCGTTGAGATAGTCTCGAACGCCTTGGAAGAAGGCCTCGTCGCCGCACACCCAGCGCAGCATGTGCAGCAGCAGCGCGCCTTTCGCATAGGTGAGCCGCACATCGAAGAGCCGTCCGATATTCAGCGTGTCGGTGACGAGCACGCTGCCGCCGGGCTGTGAGGTCACCTGATTCATGCGCGCACGGATCTGCGGCTTCCAGTACTGCGGCGCGAGGCGCTCGTAGCAGAGCATCTGCAGGTAGGTGGCGAACCCTTCATTCAGCCAGAGGTCCTGCCAAGTGCCGCAGGTGACCAGGTTGCCGAACCACTGATGCGCCGCTTCGTGCGCAATGAGCTCGTACCATAGGCCGCCCATGAAGCTCATGGTCTGGTGCTCCATGCCGCCGCCCCAGCCGAACTGCGCATGCCCGTACTTCTCATCAGCAAAGGGGTAGGGCCCGAAGAGCTCGCTATAGAGCTGCAGCTGCGCCACTATGTCGTTGCTAGCGATCTGCCAAGCACCGAGGTTCTCGGGGTAGCAGTAGTTGAGCACCTCCACATCGCCATCGGCCAGTGGAACAGTGTTGCTGAACACGCTGTAATTGGTGACCGCAAGCGCGATGAGGTAATAAGCAATCGGGTGCCGATGGCGCCAATGGAAGCGCACCTCCCCGTTGCCCAGATCGGTTTCTTCGATCAGCAGCCCGTTGCTCGCCACACGGTTGCCAGTGGTTGTGGTCACGATCAGGTCCAGCGAATCGGCCTTGTCGTTCAGGTCCTGCTTGCACGGCCACCAATCCTTCGCGCCATAAGGCTCGCTCAGGGTCCAGACGATGGGCGCGCCATCATGTTCGGCCTGGGCGAACGACCCGAATCCGTTCTGCGGCGGTTCGCCGGCGTAGGCGATGGAGACCTCGGCGGTCTCTCCTTCCGCAATGGGGTCGGGCAGCAACAAGGTGAGTTCGTCGTCCACGTGCAGATAGGCAACGGCAGTGCCGTCCACGATGGTTGAAGAGACGATAAGGGCATTGCTGAGATCGAGTTCAATGGCCTCCAGCTCCGCCAACGCCGTGATCCGGTGGGTAACAAGACCGGAGATGGCGCGCACCGCAGGGTCAATCACCAGGTCGAGGCGGTGATGAACCATGTCGTACCCGCGGGAAGGCTCGCTTCGTCCCTGGCGTTGAGCAAGTCCCGCATGGCAGCACGCCTCGTCGGAGGCGATGCGCTCGATGGCGTGCGGGTCATAGCAGACCTGTGCTGCGATCAGCCAGGGTGCCGATGCGGCAAGGACGAATGCAAGCGCGCGCATAGCGCCAAGGTAAGGTGGGGCAGCCCCTACATCACGGCCGATACCACGGCACGCACCGCCTCGCTCCGGCCCATGGTGTAGAAATGCAGGCATGGCGCGTTGCGCTCCCGAAGCTCCTTCGCCTGCGCGATGCACCATTCGATGCCGAGTCGCTTCACCTCGAGGTCGCTTCGGCATTTCACCAGTTCGTTCGCGAAGGCATCGGGCAGGTCCACACGGAAGGTCTTCGGGAGGAAGGCGATGTGCTTGAGCGTGGTGAGCGGTTTGAGGCCCGGGATGATGGGCACCATGATCCCTGCTTCGCGGCAGAGATCAACGAAGTGGAAATACTTCGCGTTGTCGAAGAACATCTGCGTCACAAGGTACTCGGCACCCGCATCCACCTTCTGCTTCAGATAAGCGACATCGACGTTGAGATTGAGCGCCTCCGGATGCTTCTCCGGGTAGCAGGCTGCGCCCACGCAGAGGTCGGTGGGGGCGGCCTCCTGCTCTTCCTCGT of Flavobacteriales bacterium contains these proteins:
- a CDS encoding TraR/DksA family transcriptional regulator codes for the protein MRPVSAPVVKKHVSTLESADKARYNDDELEEFREIIKKKLDEARKDYDLLKQTLANTDNNGTDDTSPSFKMIEDGSETLSREETAQLAARQEKFIKHLEDALLRIRNKTYGICRVTGRLISKERLRLVPHATLSIEAKQQMGN
- a CDS encoding lipoprotein signal peptidase, with the protein product MKRAAAIILLVLLADQALKVWVKLTFTIGQHIPEHLDSWYYLHFIENEGMAFGMKLGGEYGKLALTLLRIAAVFGIGLALRRMVAQQASLLQVVSVSLVFAGALGNIIDSTFYGLLFSASTPHEVAEFLPAAGGYAGLFHGAVVDMFHFPIWRGQLPLWLPRIGGSYFEFFQPVFNIADAAITMGIVLFILAQRRLKHAPAEAPAPDKPDEAPSSPVTSADSPLNL
- a CDS encoding T9SS type A sorting domain-containing protein → MRALAFVLAASAPWLIAAQVCYDPHAIERIASDEACCHAGLAQRQGRSEPSRGYDMVHHRLDLVIDPAVRAISGLVTHRITALAELEAIELDLSNALIVSSTIVDGTAVAYLHVDDELTLLLPDPIAEGETAEVSIAYAGEPPQNGFGSFAQAEHDGAPIVWTLSEPYGAKDWWPCKQDLNDKADSLDLIVTTTTGNRVASNGLLIEETDLGNGEVRFHWRHRHPIAYYLIALAVTNYSVFSNTVPLADGDVEVLNYCYPENLGAWQIASNDIVAQLQLYSELFGPYPFADEKYGHAQFGWGGGMEHQTMSFMGGLWYELIAHEAAHQWFGNLVTCGTWQDLWLNEGFATYLQMLCYERLAPQYWKPQIRARMNQVTSQPGGSVLVTDTLNIGRLFDVRLTYAKGALLLHMLRWVCGDEAFFQGVRDYLNDPLVRNRSAVTAQLVAHLETASGLSLSEFMADWHSGQGFPTYQVAWAQEAEGRVHVGIDQTTSHASVGFFEMPVALRFTGDGQEELVRLNHLSSGQRFEFDLPFQADSAQFDPDLWIVSGQNLVLKLPMAVFEDRDRSLIYPNPVTDDAWLHVGGRMSGQVRLEVIDALGRMAIAANPVVEDLRVPVPSARLAPGHYTVHVVSSDGARIELRFIKG